In the Vulpes vulpes isolate BD-2025 chromosome 12, VulVul3, whole genome shotgun sequence genome, AACTGCCGCCCGACGCTTCGGCCCACCAGAGACCCCAGGGATGGAGTCACCAGCCTTTTCCTGTACCCTTTATCTCGCTTTTATAGACAGCGGTTAGTTTGGGACATTAATTGCCTGGGCGAGTTTGATAATTTTGATGTAACAGAGCACTGGAGAAATTACCCTCATGTCCAAAATGTCAAATTTGAGAAGAACCAGGTTCAGAGGCTTGGGACCCCACGACGCGGAGAAACTGCGGTGGGTCCTGAATGGGCGCACCGACAATGTGACTTTactgtgtttgttttcttaggTAGGCGGGAACTGAAATAGAAGGAGGGTGGTCGGGTTGGAGATGCAGGTTTTAGACAGTGTTCCCCCACCCCATTTTCAGGAAAGTGTTCCTGAATGGAAATGTTTTTGTCACCTTGCTTTCCCACCAATGGTTCTTTTCTCGCTTAAATTTTACTCACTTCTAAGTTGGGGAAAACCAAGTATAGagcaccaaaaacaaacaaacaaaaacccacaaaaaaaccctcaaaaagcaaaaacaaaaaacaaactccacGTACAAAAAAGTTAAAGTTTCACAATTTATAACAGCTAGAATATGGAAACAGTAAAGCCTGAAACTCCAAATAAACTCCCATtggtggcaaaaaaataaaaaaggtaaaaaaaatcatctatattCTTATATCTATATGGTTTTCCCTGGAGGAAGGAGGGACACAGTTTTTCTTTCAAcatctgattatttctttaaaacaagaaatgaCATTTAGAGGGGCAGAGGGCTCTTCTTAAAAAACAGAAGCCAAGAAAAATAGTTACGCATGTCCAAATTTCACTTCAGCGGGAAGTGAAGGATGGAAAGAGGAGGATTagcaaaaaagagagacaaaaaagaaaaaagtattcaaaataacgcatattttacatataaaacaagTCTAGAGATCCCAAGCTggtttctgtgtatattttgggGTTTGGAAGATACTCCGCAATCCCAATCCCAATAAAATACTCATGCGATTTTATTTCTAGTTGATACAATGTTAAAGGCCATGTACAAatgttatacatttttatttttgttctttttttaggaaaaaatacacaaaaggcaAAACATCCTCAAATTGTCATTTTATACAGTGCAGAAGGAAATTTGAAATACGTGTCACAAATGCTGCACCCCAGCAGCCAAATACTAAAAAAAGGGGGTAGtccttcattttatatatatatttatataaacatatggaAATTTGTTTTTACACAGATCGGACTTTGTTTCAAATTTACAATggttctctaaaaaaaaaaaaattctacgcGGCAAATATTGCCAACAAAGTTACACCATTAATACTGATAAACGGAGGAGCCTATGCGGTGTTTCGATTATTAGggaaagaaagtagaataaataacAGGATGAGCCTTGCTATAGTTTAAAAAAGTGCCTTAACCTTTCTGCGTCGCCGCAATCCTGAATTCGTGCGCTCACCGGCCTTCCCTGCCCCCGCGCCGCGCTGTGTTCCCCTCGCTCTCACACCAGCACGTTTTTTTACAGTAGAGATCGGGAGACAGTCGGGTCTTGTGAGAAAAACACCCGCCAAAAAAGTCAAAATGCAATtcgaaacaaaaccaaaaaggacTGTAGAGAAGACAGAGGAGGGCTGAGGGGACGGCAGAGGCCCGGGGAGCCCCTGCTTCTGGGCTCCTTCTAGTTTCCTTTTGTAAGACGAACAGTGGCTTCAGAAATGCAAGTCCGCACAAAGATCCACCTGTGGTTGCTGGAGGGCTTCTGAGATGGGGAGGAAGACGTGATTTCTTGCCCCCCCTTCCCTGCAAAACACGGCTCTAAGAGGAGACTTGCGCATTCCAAGacattctttccaaaaaaaaaaaaaattaaaagataaatactcaaccaaaaaataaaagtatttgatAATGATGGTCTCACATGTTTGCCTTTCTTCTGAAAACCTTCCCCCACTTTTGCCactggaggggaggcggggagaggCCTCAGCAGAATTCTTGTTTGGATGTCGAGGGTTTCCCCCAATACAGCACCTTCTCAGCCGGCTTCCACTGGATCGAAAATAGATACTTCTACCAACAGCTGTAGTCAGAGCAGGCCCCACAGCcaccatttattaattttttgaaggagTGTGGGAGGAGGTGCTGACCACCACGCTGGGTCTTTGCCTTGGGGATTCCTTTCCAAATAATCCGGGTGGGTAGGGGTCAAACCCTTGTCTTCTGCCTACGGTTATACCTCAAGAATAAAGCAGTTTCTTGCGATGGGTTCCGGGGGTCCCCGAGCCAGGCCGCCCGTGCCTGGAGGGCCCCGCCAGCTGCGGCCTCACATCACGCAGGGCTTGATGTCTTGGTAGGTGACCTGCTGGTGGTAGTAGGAGCCACTGCCCGCCGAGTGCATGGATGAGGACGCCATGGTGTTGAAGGAGAAGACGAACTCCTTGCGGTCACACATGCCGGGAGACTGGGAGTGATACCTCGGGATGCCTGCGAAGGAGGCAAcgggagggcagggagcagggttAGGGTGGGCGCCCCGGGCTCTGGCGGAGAAGCAGCGCTCCCCGGCTCCGGCGCACGGCCCGCTGCCTCCCTACGCCCCACCGAGGTGCAAGACTCCCGGAGTTCCGGCctcgggcggggccgggcggccccGGATTTCgggccctgggctctgtgctccagcagaagatcccgggaccccagggatGACCCCTGCTCCTGGGTGCCTGTGGCGTGGGCCTCTCCCGCCTCAGGCACCAAGCTCCAGGCTGGGGCTTCCTGAAGCCCCAAGAGGAAGGGGTAGGGGGCTGCCAAGGGCCGGCAGACCTCAAGGAGAGCCGGCCTCCACCTCCAGGGCCAGCCCAAGGCCTGTGCCTAGGGCTGGGGCACTCACCTCCCAACCCCAAAGCCTGCGGAGGCCCCTGTACGGCTGTACGGCTGGAGGCTTCTCCAGGGGGAAAGGCCCCTTGGAGAACAGCCGTCTCCCCCTCCGCCAGGGGGTGGAGAGGCAGCCGCAGCCGCTGGGAGTTTGAAGCAGTCCAAACAGGGAGATCCCCGCGGAGAGGGGGGCCCTCCAACCTCCAGGCCGGCTCCTGCCTCCCGCGGGAGGCTGACAGCTGAGCCCTGACAGGCCTTGCTTAGCCCTTCCGAGCTCTTTCCAGAACCAGGCCCAGAGACGCTGGTGGGTGCTGAGAGGAGAGTGCTGGAGGGAAGCCTTTCCTGCCTGGTCCTTCtcagaggagtggggaggagtgTACCTGGGGAACCGAAAGCCTGGATCCTCAGAAACAAAGAGTCTGTGGGGCCTGCACCTCTCACTCTTGCTCTGGGCCTGGCCACAGTCCCTCTCTGCCCCTGTCACCACAAAATGTCCCCCAACTCGACCTCTCCACGGCCAGGCCTGGTTCCCTGGGAGGCTGGGGTGCGGGGCCTCTGAGCACCCAGCCCAGGCAGCTCTGGGCCTAACGCTCTTTTTCTGCCCAGGCAGCCTTCCGGTGGTGGCGAATATAGGGGAGGCCCAGCCAGCTGGCCAGGGCTGGGCTCTGGCTCCATCCTGGGAACTTGATGAGGTGTGAGGGGCTAAAGATTTAGAGGGATGTGCAATATCGGGGGCCGAGTCTTTTTGGTGAGGAAGGGGCCTACTTGGGCAGGCTGGGGTCTACCAGCAGCTGGGAGTTGGAACTGAAAAGGTGAAACAATTATCTTGCTCCAAATCTGCCCTCCCCCCTTAACTGCACTCACCCCGCAGAGGGGGGCATGCGAGGCTGAGAGACCCTCTGGAGAGCTGATGACCTCCGGAAGCAGTGGGGCTGGCACCCCACAGGAGTGGCATCAAGCTCTCGCCCAGGGCAGGGCCGGTcagcgggtgggggtgggggtgggggtgggggtgggggcccggTTGGTTCAGCACCCAACTCTGACAGGCGACGCAGTCCCCCAggcctagggcagcccgggtctCCCCCACTCACCTTGCAGGTCAGCTGGGGCGTTGTGACTGTTCTGGTGTAGATACGGCTGGTCCAGGGAGTGCGTGGAGAGGCTGCCAGACAGGGGGTTGGCTGCGGGGTTGCAGGGGGACAGGGGCTGCTGCTTGATGTAGGAGGCGCCGCTGTTGAGCGCGGCGGAGGCCGAGGGCGGCCAGGCGGCCGTGGAGCCCGAGTAGACGGCATGAGGCTCCATGACCccgccggcggcggcgggcagCAGCGGGGAAGCGGGCACGGAGCTGTCGTGGTGCGGGTACTCCccggccgccgcgccgccgcaGCTGCCCATGTACGAGTGGCCGCCGTTGGCGGGCAGGTGTGGCACCGAGTGGCTGGGCAGGGCCATGCCGTCCACGTTGCCCGGCAAGTGGCCGTTCATCATGCCCAGGCCGCTCTCCAGCGCCAGGCTGTTGGGCGGGCAGGAGAGGCCGCCGGCGGAGCCCTGGAAGCCGTAGGTGTCCGGGAGGTGATTGAAGCCCAGCCCGTTCATCATGCTGTACATGGGCTTGAGCGCCTGGCATTTCCTTCGGAAGCCGCGGGGCCGCCGCCGAAAGGAGCCCTCCTCGAACATGAACTCGCTGGCCGGGTCGATGGTCCAGTAGTGGCCCTTGCCGGGCCGCCCGAGCCCCTTGGGCAGCTTGATGAAGCACTCGTTGAGCGAGAGGTTGTGGCGCACCGAGTTCTTCCAGCCCTGGTAGGAGCCGCGGAAGAAGGGGAAGCGGCTCTGCAGGAACTGGTAGATCTCGCTGAGCGTCAGGCGCTTGGTGGGCGAGCTCTGGATGGCCATGACGATGAGCGCGATGTACGAGTAGGGCGGCTTCTCGGGGCGCCGGATGCCCGCGTTGGTCTTCTTGGCCTTGGCCGGCCCGGACGCCGCGGGGTCCAtggccgcgccgccgcccccgccgcccccgccgccgccgtgCGGTGGCTGCTGCTTCTCGGGCGCCGAAGACATCGGGtggctgctgccgccgccgccgctgccgccgctgctCTGCGCCGCCGACCggccgggaggaggaggaggaggaggaggaaggggagggggggcggagggcggggggagggggctgcgcgcgCGGGGCCGGCTGCACCTCTGCCGTCATCCGCGGCCCCTGCGCGCAGCGGGCCTCGGCGcgcccgccctcccccgcccgtCCGCCCCGGGGAGCCGCGGGAGCGGCCGGCGGTTGGCGCGGGCCCCCCTCTCCCCGgctcccgccccccgcctcccgcgcccgcgccctctctcctccctctttccctctcgcCCTCCCACTGGGGAAGGAGCCGAGCGGAGGCTCAGGGCGGCCTCTGTGCAGCCCCGGCCCAGGCCGCGaggccgcccccccaccccgccccgcccccgcccccgccgccgacttcggggggcggggaggcagcgCCTCCGGGGCCGAGGCCGTGCGCCCCCGCGGGCTGCAGCgctgggcccccgccccccgcggcgcTCGGCCCCGCCGCCGCAGCCAGGCCGCCGCGCCCGCAGCTCCCCTCCGCGGCGTCGCGCGGGCCGCCCGGGACCCTCCGgagtcccctcctccctcccccgccccgcgcggtGGGCGCTTAAAGGGCCCCctcccgcgccgccccgccccgcctccaccGACCTGGCGAGCGAGTGTGGCTGCGCCCTGGGCCCGCGGCTCAGCCCCGCTCCGCGCGGGCCCCCGCCTTCCCGGCCCCGAGCCGCGGGCGCCCGAGGCCCTGCCCGGCGCGCAcagcccgcggcccccgcggccaCCCGGCCGGGCCACCGGTCCCCGCGGCCGCGGGCGCCCGTGCGCGGGAGGCACCGCCTACCCGCTCTCCCCGCCCCGGGAGGGACTGCGTTGCGCCCGGGACGTGCTGGACTCGCCCAGAAGCGCGCGAGCAGGCGGGCCGCCGCGGGAGCCGAGCGCGGGCGGAAAACGAAAGCTCGGGGCGGGTCGCGGCCGCTCTGTGTCGGCGCCGCGGGCCGAGCGGGGGCGAGGGAGGCCCGCGGGCTCGGCGGGACCCCGGCCGGCCGCACAGGCTTCCCGGAGCCGCCGGGCCGCCCCCGCTCGGCAAGCAGCCCGCGCACGCCCGCACGCCTCGGTGCACGTGCACACCTCGCCAAGCGCGAAGACCCCCGAGCGCACACTCGCGCTCCTGCGCGCGTCCCCCTCACGCGCACGGCCCGCTCAGGCGCGCGTGCCCAAGTGCGCGCCCCCCTCGCGCACAGCCGGCAGGCCCCCCGGAGCGGATTCGCACCCACTGCCACCCGCCTTCCGATCTGAACCCGCAAGCTGCCCAggggacccccccacacacactggcACAGACTTAAAGTCCGCCCATTCGGCCCCGCAGCTCCGGTGTCCCCACTTTCCAAGAACAGGTTCCGATGTCTCATAGATGGTAGAGGCCCTGGCAGGAAGTTTATACGGCTCAACGTAAACACGTTCTGGGGgattctttaataataataatagagaattCCGCGTGCGCGGGGGGAGTTGGCCTAATGCCCCTGTGGGCTCGGCCTGCCGCCGCCGCGGGGCCTCTGACACTGCGCGCCAGGCCAGGTTCCGGAAAGCAGCCTGCGCGGGTGGGAGCGCAGGCCCGGGCGGCCCTCGCGCGCCGGGCGGTCGGGGCCGGGAGCTCGCGCGCTCGCCTCGCCTCCCCTCGCAGGACCGGGGACCGCACCGAGCGGAGCGCAAGGCGGCCAGAGGCACCCAGGTGAGTGCCGTTCGCGCGCTAGCGGCGGGGCACCCGGCCCAGCCTCTCCGGGCCGCTGTAGGGAGGAGCCGGCTGTTCTCCAGGGTCGCAAGGACCAGCCTGGACGCGTTGCGCCGGCGGGAGCCGGGACCAGAAACGGATTCCGGGAGCGCCGGGAGGCTCGGACTGAGCCCGCCCCGCGGCGCTTTTCAAAGCCCACCGTCCTCTCCTCTCGGGTTTCCTTGGCTTCCTCGTCCCCCGCGGTCCCCCCTCCTCGCTCAGACGCCTCCAGCCTCGGCGGTAGACGCCTCGTCGCCTTCGGGGCGCCTGGCACGTCCGTGTGAGGAGCTGGGGGGCTCGCAGGAGTAGCGCGCCCAGCGGTCCCCGCCTTCCCAGGCCGAGGGGCGCTCGCGGAGCCGAGAGTCGCCTTCCCCGCGCAGCGCTGCCGCCGGGCTCGGCGGCCTGGGGACAGGGTGTGTGGCCCTACCTTCGCGCAGGTGGAGGCGCGTCGGcagacccacccccaccccgcgcagCCCAGGCAGCACGCACACGCCCAGAGCCCCCGAGCTCCGCACAGCCTCCAATGCGTCCTCCCGGCGAACACCCCTCGCACAGCTGGGAGCCCCAACTCTCCCCCGAAAGCACAGGCCTGCCCACCGCAGAGGACACGCTTTGCGTTAAGTGCACACACTCCTGCACTGCGTGTTCGCCCACGCACAGCCGCTGCATTCACGCCTACACGTTCACGCACACATTCTTACattctctctcttatttctctctctctctccctctctctctctctctctctctctctttttttttttttggccaaacgGCAGCTGCAGGCTAGGAGGCCCTGGCGGTGCCGGGAGAGGGAAGTTCCCGAGAAGGGGTCGCTACCGCCAGCTGCTGGGAGCACATCTGGCGTTTAGTAGAAAGGCCAGCGGGAGAGGCTGCCCCACTCTCCAGCCTAAGGATGCCGCCGTGCCCTGTGGCTCCCAGAAAGCGATAGTAATGCCTGTTTCTCTGATGGGGCACCTTCCAAGTGAGGGGGCTCTATAGAACATAGAATGGGGGAGGCTTCTTCCAACAGCCTCTTACTTTTTGGGTCCTCTCTACTCGGAAGGGGGCCGCAGATGCCATCTTtggctgagcccccccccccccagatcacTTCCTCCCTCCAGGTCTTTCACTGGCTCTTAGGGGGGGCTCCTGTGTGTTTTGGGGTGGGAGAGCTTCTGCCTTCCTGGAGAGGAAGTGTGGAGTCAGGGCCCCACCTGGCCTCCACTTAACCCTCACGCTTCGACAGCAAACCAGGCTTTGCAGGGAAAGGGCAGCAGTTACCTTGCCCAAGGAGAGGGGGCCTCCTGGCCTGGATCATCAGCAATGTGCCAGATAGAGGCTCTTCCCAACTCCTAATCTCCACCCAGGAAGGAGGTAAAGGTGGGAGTgtgagaaggagaggaggggaaatgagCTGCCAGCTCTAATTTGGAGGGGACCCCCCCTTCAATTCTAGGAAAAACCACATCCATAGCAAAAGGGCTTTTGTGTATGCCCAGAGACAGGCTCTCAGCTCTTAAGTTGTCTGAAGAAGTCTCACTTGATCTTGCATTttgagatggggaaactgaggcccaccaAGGACCTGGCCTGGGTCAACCAGCACTGCCAGACGAACACCTatcttttctctctacctccGAGGACAGACTCATTGCATTTTACCCTCCCCCAGAAGCTTCAATAcaggtggagggcagagagaatctaGGAAAGCTTCTGTGGACCCCCGAAGCCCCCAGCTTCCCAGGCGCATAGAGGCCCTTTGGAGAGCAGGTGATAAAATAGTAACAGCTGTCACAGACGGTGCCATTAATAGGTCTTCTCAACCACTGGCTGCGCCAAGTGCTGATGCCGCCTTATCAACACCCCTCGGATGTTCTTAACCTTTCCATGGGCTGTGAATCCCTTTGACAGACTATTGAAAACTAGAtcctctccaccctcccacccacataCCTGCACATACCTGTGCCATTCACAGAATGATTTTCAAGTTCTCACCAAACACCTGGAGCCTGTCCATGAACCCATTACCTCCCATCTGTGAACCCAGGACCCAGGTTAGATGCCCCGAAGAtatttgtttaatcttcacagaaGCTCCTAGGAGGTCAGTGTTATCCCTCCCTTTACAGATGGTCCCCCGCCCTGGTTATCCCACACCCTGGGTCATCCTGCAGAGCCAAGATGCAAATCCAGATCTGACTGCAGAACCAGCATTTAAGCCACAGGGCGAGCGGGGGTCTGCAAcggaaaaggaggcagagacccTCTGTCTGCATACTGGGAATTGTCGTGGTCCAGATTTGAATCCAGCATTTACCACACAGGGATAAGCTATTTGTGCCTTAGCTTCTTTTGGTGTGGGGCAGTGACTGTTGGTTGATTTTTAAtacctttattgagatataacagacatataatattgtgtaaattTAAAGCCTACAGTATATTGATTGAATACATTTACGTGTTGCAAAAATGAACCCGATCACAACCATGCATTTCTCCCTGCCACCTCTGTCACGTGGTTACCGTTTCTTTTGTGTGTGAGAGcatttaagatctactgtcttagcaacatgtaaatatatgatatattttgatAATATGATAAGTATTATTAGCTAATCATCATGCTGTGCACCTTAGTTTTTCATCTAAAAGGAactaaaatagggatccctggagacccaggatcgaatcccacgtcaggctcccggtgcatggagcctgcttctccctctgcctatgtctctgcctctctctctctctctgtgactatcataaataaaaaaaaaaaaaaatttaaaaaaaataaataaaaggaactaaAATAATGGCACCTATTTCTCGGGGCCATTGTGAGCATTGGGTAAGAGTGTGCGGAGAAAGGCTatcatagagacagaaacaaTCAGACTCAGGGGCCCAGCTCATGGGACCGACGGAAAAAATATAGACGGGGATATGGGTAGTTTTTGGCTCTTAGCTTAAAGATCCATAAGGACACCCCTCCCATCCTAAATCAAATCTGCGCCCCAGCTTTGGCCCCAGGAATCCTaaattggtgggggggggggcgtgtaaAAACAGACACGGCTGCCATGTCTCCCACTCCCCAAGCCCAAGGTATTTTTACTGGCTAATTGCTTAAGTGAAGCCGCCCCGGCGGAGAGTGCGCCGTAACCCGAGCAGGGAACCAGATCCAGCTCGGATTGTGCCCGGCCAGCCCAGCGGGAGGGGGCGGAGGCGAAGGCGGCAGCCGACCACCCACGGAGAGGGCAGCCACCCTGTCCCCCACTATCCCTGCTCTGCATTATCGTGGGGCCTGAGCCTCCCCTGTCCCTGCTCCCTCAAACCCCTTCCAGGCGATGTCCAAAGGCAACACAAGGTAGGGCAGGCTGGGCCCCAGACCTGAGGTGGGCTCCGGGCACTTAGGGAAGCCTCCTGGCCTAGGAGAGTCAGTAGGGAGGCCCGGAGTGGGGAGTGGTGGTGGGGTATCTGTGGGTGAAAATGTGGCCCTGGAGACAGGGGACTGTGGAGAGAAATGTCAGGGTCAGGAGACAGGGCATCGCCCCTTCCCTGGGTTATATATGATGACTTGTGCACAAAATACGCGGTATGTTTCTCTGCAGATGCCAGATGTGCACACATATCATGCATGCCAACATGTAGAATATTGTCCagacataggggcacctggctaccTCAGCccgtagagcatgtgactcttgatctcagagtcatgagtttgagccccatgttgggcatggaatttacttaaaaaaaaaaaagagagagagagagagaaaaacctgCAAGAAATAGGCACAGAGTAGGGTAAGGCGAAGTCCGTGCTGGCATGTCCTCTGGGCACTACAGTGTCAGGCAGGTGTATAAGATCAGGTCTCTGTGCACAGAACGGGGTGAGGTGTGTACATCTAACTCGTTTCTGTGCTGAACATCACAGGATGTGAGTGCCGTGCGGTAGCCTCCCGTGTAACTAATATTGTAAGATTCAATCAGTAGAACTCGTTATGTGTGTAGAATATTCGAGTACACTATGAGGTGTTCCATATACAGacaattataaatgtgtatagcATAGCACATTGCACACAGAGAACAGTCTAAGGACATATACGATGTAATGGGTTCCAGACACGGAACATTATAGGCTCTTTGGACCATATGATACAGAATTACATAGACTGCTGTAGGTATGCATGTGCTCTACTGGGTTATGTACACGAACATTGTAAGATGTGTACACTTTGATGCCTGTGGGCACAGATTATCTTGGGAGAGTTGTTGGTGCGACATTCGCAATTCGTCCTGAGGACAGCAGCACATCACAAGGAGTTGCAGCAGGCAGTGTGTTTCCGCAGAGTGCAAATAGGTAAAGGGACAGACGTCAGGGGGTTCGGGTGTGATCAACGCGCAGAATAATCCTGCAGTGCTCACACCACTAACGCTGTGTGCCTGGGTGCCCCGGCCAGTCACTAGCTCATGAGCCCATAACCCTGGAAGGT is a window encoding:
- the FOXF1 gene encoding forkhead box protein F1, whose product is MSSAPEKQQPPHGGGGGGGGGGAAMDPAASGPAKAKKTNAGIRRPEKPPYSYIALIVMAIQSSPTKRLTLSEIYQFLQSRFPFFRGSYQGWKNSVRHNLSLNECFIKLPKGLGRPGKGHYWTIDPASEFMFEEGSFRRRPRGFRRKCQALKPMYSMMNGLGFNHLPDTYGFQGSAGGLSCPPNSLALESGLGMMNGHLPGNVDGMALPSHSVPHLPANGGHSYMGSCGGAAAGEYPHHDSSVPASPLLPAAAGGVMEPHAVYSGSTAAWPPSASAALNSGASYIKQQPLSPCNPAANPLSGSLSTHSLDQPYLHQNSHNAPADLQGIPRYHSQSPGMCDRKEFVFSFNTMASSSMHSAGSGSYYHQQVTYQDIKPCVM